Proteins found in one Leptospira terpstrae serovar Hualin str. LT 11-33 = ATCC 700639 genomic segment:
- a CDS encoding cytochrome c oxidase subunit 3 has product MNQNNLETNQTLWYPPGGILIWMIVLVEILTFCLGIGSLLYDKSKDLNTFSFMQSHLNKTFAFWNTVFLLTSGFCIAIAVFYKTKDKLNFFTFYLIASILFGFAFLTLKFYEFRDKWMLGYGLETSNFFSYYWLLTGFHYLHVVVGILILFIIYLSRKTITFENLEAGAVFWHMCDLIWLLLYPALYLIQ; this is encoded by the coding sequence ATGAATCAAAACAACTTAGAAACAAACCAAACTTTGTGGTATCCTCCGGGTGGAATTCTGATATGGATGATCGTTCTTGTTGAAATTCTTACCTTTTGTTTGGGGATTGGATCGCTCCTCTACGATAAATCAAAGGATCTTAATACATTTTCCTTTATGCAGTCCCACTTAAACAAAACTTTTGCTTTTTGGAATACAGTATTTTTGTTAACAAGTGGATTTTGTATTGCGATTGCTGTATTTTACAAAACCAAAGATAAACTAAACTTTTTCACTTTCTACTTAATCGCATCTATTCTATTTGGATTTGCATTTCTAACTCTTAAGTTTTATGAGTTTAGAGATAAATGGATGTTAGGTTATGGTTTAGAAACAAGTAATTTTTTCAGTTACTATTGGTTACTCACTGGATTTCATTATCTCCATGTAGTTGTAGGAATTTTGATACTTTTTATCATCTATCTCAGTCGCAAAACAATAACCTTTGAAAATCTAGAAGCAGGCGCCGTATTTTGG